CTTGTTGCATTCCTAATTCACGCTTCCAAAACTTTAAGCAAAACCCGTTTCCTTTCCATCCCAAGTTTCAGGTTCGGATGGAAACGCACACAATCTCGACAAGACATCCAGCAGACTCCTACAAACCCTCTGAAGGAGCGGGAGGATAGCTGCACAtcaccagcccagcccggcctcGCCACAACATGGAGACGTTCGAGCTCAATAACCTTGTAAACAGCAGGCGCCTTTCCTCAGCTCAGCCTTCCGGCCGCGGCAGCACATCAGCCGGGCTCAGGGAGCCGAGCCGTGCCTCCCTGCAGGGGCCAAGGAACACTTTTACTCTGCCGTTAGGAGATACACCCGCGTAGCGGCAACGGGCGGCTGCGGGAGAACAGGCTggacccagagcagctgcatcTGCCGCACTGACAAAGCTCCTTCCGAAGACAGCGGGGTCCGGAATCCTGCAGCCAAACCCCGCAGCGTCCCCAAGCACTGAGCCGCCGGGCAAGCCCCGCGCATCCCGAGCCGTGCTGCACCCGCCGGACACCGCCGCCGCCCGGAGCGCCCTCAGGGAGCCTTCCCCAGCGGGCCGCTCCCTCAGGAGAACGATACCGGGCGGGAATCGCCaccccaggggcaggaggcGGCGACTTCGGCCCCGTTTTCCGGCGCGGCAAAGCCGGGCCGCGGTGGTCGGTGGCGGCACGGGAGCCCCTGGGAGGCGGCGGCCGCTGCGGCTCCGGGTCCCCCGCCGTGTTCTTACCCAGCATGAGGTGGCTGAGGCGCCGGGCCATGCCCTTGGACAGGTCGTACACATAGAGCTTCACGGGGTGCAGCGCCAGCGGCTCCTCCATGGGGACGGTGACGCGGGCGCGGCCGCCGGGCGGCAGCCGGAACCCTTGCAGACAAGGTTGGAAGGCCCTTCTCTCCGGGAGACGGAGGGGAACGGGAGGAAAGGGCGGCCCCGGTGCCGGTCCCCGGCACAGCGGCACCAGCCGTGAGGTGACAGGCGGGGAGGAAGGGGCCACCCTCCCCGGGCGCATgcgcggccgctccgcgccTGCGGGGCCGCCCCGTCACTGCGCGACCGCGCCGGGGGCGGAGCTACAGCCGGGGGGCGGGGACGGACAAGTCCCGCCGTCATTGGCTGAGACTCGAAGCCGTGAGCAGCGCGTGAGGACCTCCCGCCCTTCGCTACCCCACTGCAGCCAGTCCTCATGGAGAGGAGGGGCAAATGCCCCGGGATGGGCGGGGCCGGCCCATTTCTGCTCTCGCCATTGGTCAGAGTTGTTGCGGGGGCGGAGCGATCGGTCGGCTGAGCGTGAGCGGGGCCGTGCGGCGTAGGCCATGGCGGGCTGGGGGTCGTTCTACCGGGGCGAcgggctggaggaggaggaggaggagcagcaggaagaggaggaagggccTGAGGCGGTCGGTAAGGGCCCCCCACCCCCTCACGGAAGGCGGCAGCCTGCTTTCCATGCTCCACGGGTGGAGGGGCCGCTGCTAAAACTGTTTCCCCCGTTCCGTAGCGGAGCAGAGGTTTTCGGGCCGGGACAGCCTCATCTTCTTGGTGGATGCCTCCAAGGCTATGTTCGAGTCCGACGGGGAGGCAGAGACTCCTTTCGACATGACCATCCAGGTAGGGATGGATAAACTGCTAAGGCAAGACTTTCACACTCCTTTCTGAAAACtattttcttgtaattttgaCCTGGGTGCGTTTTTTTCAGTGCATCCGGAATGTGTATACCAGCAAAATTATCAGCAGTGACAGGGACCTGTTAAGCGTTGTATTCTATGGtacagaaaacaacaaaaattcgGCAGATTTCAAGCACATTTATGTTCTCCAGGAGCTGGACAATCCAGGTAAAGTGGTATGAAGATTTTGTAAAAAGAGGGAGCAAGGAAATTGGTGTAGTAGCATTTTCAGTAACTGGTCTCTCTAAAATCTGAGAGCTATCAGATAAGTTCTTACTGAAATCTACTCTTGCTGGTGGGGATAGATTTAGATATTTATTGAAAGCTTAGAAACTTCATAAGAGCCTTGCATTTTCTCTTAGAGTTGGTTCAGATCCTTTTCTATGccttttcttatattttaatgTGGTGGCTTCATTTGCTGTCTGCTAAACCTTAGAGTATCTCAACAGAACTCTTAAATGTCCATCAGAAAAGTGTGTGTCCATGTTAAGGCACCATGGATTCCAGCTGATGGAGAATGTCACAGAATAGCTGAggttggatgggattttggaggtCATCTTGTCCAGTCCTCCTGCTCAGGCAGTgtcagctggagcaggtggTTCAATATGGTAGCCAGTTTGGGGTGTTCCATCTCTTATTTCCATAATAAGTTCTGCAGTTCTTGAATTTTGCTCTTTCATTTTCTTGAGATTACATACCATCTGCTTGATAGCAAGTGCTGGTTGCTGAAttggaaaggcagcaggagaagtgCAAAGAATGCATGCTAGTGGTGACAGATTGTCTGGCAGTTGAGTCTTCTGGGGGAATTTTGTCTACAACTTTTAATACAGCCTTTATCTCTGAGGATGTTTGATTTAATATTCTTTACTGGGGGGTGCGGTAACAACACAGGAGCTTCTCCTGAAAGAATTGAGCCTTCTCCTATTTTCAGAATTTATTACAATAGAGACCTGATAGGACTGCCTTAgtttcttctcccttttctgGTTGACAGTGCCTTATAGGtcttgtattttcattttcctccttcttccctgcTTGTCCTTTCTCCCATGTTAGAGGCAGTAGCCTCACCACGAGGATAAAAACAGCACAGGTGAAAGGTGGGTGTTGTTCTGATGCCTTCTGAGGctacctggaacagaggctaagacagagttaaaggaataaagcaggtatttattaaatggccttcaaaggatacaccttgggcagtccAAGAGCCCGGCTGTGGCTCCACCCAGGATGGATCCTGAGTCATGAGGTTTCACACTTATATAAGATTTGGTTCATTTACATATTgaggttaattgtccaattacagctttagcttATGAAGTTCCATCCTCCCAGATTGCTCTCCTTAATTTGCTGCTGTTtacactttttgggcctgaagctacAACAGTGTCCCtggttctcaggctggaaaaggattgctGTGCCTAACTGccctgtgaagagaacttgctaatACTTTATATGAAGCTCAGAGTTATATACCAATGCAGGACAGAAGctagaaaatatgaaagctaaaacttaaggcatcagtTCAAAAAGAGCAGAATTGTGTATTTGCTGCCCCTGGAGAGCAGTCCTCTGGAGAAGGAAGAGATGCTATTGGTGATTATTATGGAGTACATAATTATGAAGATTTATGTTAAAGGATAGATGAggagatgaaaataaaatagtaaaggcagagaaaaacattttcaaatgaaGTTTTGTAAGTGCTATAGAGCTTAAGTGAAGGACAAAGGAAGAAGCTCTGCAGAATGCAGGGGCTGAAAAATGAAAGCTTGTCTCCCATTGTAGAGTAACAGGAGAGAACAGAACCTGCTGTTAGACAGGTGGGAAAAGGAGTCCTAGCTGTGTTGAGGTAAtcctcagagctgcagcaaggCTGTGGACACCTGACCTGAATGTTGCTGTGATCAGTGTGGTGATCTGTGGGCTTCCTCTCACCTCTGTGTGCATTCTCTCTGATACGAGGGGtgtggaaggaggaggaggagctctCCACCTTCCCAACATGCTGTGGAGATGCAGGATGCATTTCAGGCTCCTCTCTTTTCTGTGGTGGTGCAGCAGtctgctgtgcctctgcagcagATTGCTGCCTTTGCAGCTGAGCACTTGGCATTCAGTGGAGGGGGTTTGCAATACTTTGATTCCTGTCCTTTCCCACAGAAAGAGCCCACATTGGTGCCAGGGCATTTTGTGTCCTCTTGCCCTAGCAGGTGCTTTCAGTGGTAAGTGGCTAGTGATAGTGTTAGGCCATGCTGGACAGTTTTCTCAGCCAGGTGTTGGAAGGACATTGCTGTTGgagaagatgaaacaggaaagccttataaataaaaaggaaagccttataaatgaatgcctggcaaaagattttgagaatatagaaactataagtgagattgaaatgaaagcaagctttgagataccttagttactgaacaactggaaaacaatagTATGGCCAgactgaaggtaatccccttttgatgaaacaagaccctctgcttgcagacagcttgcagaccctactagcttggcagaaggaGTCCAAAGAGTCATTTTTAgagtttaaaatgtaacacagtatggaaatgtaatgattcttatagcctgtgtgtaaatgctataggatttgtatattgtgctagattggttagtgagaatcagaatattcaacacagaagaagatttattgtattgtaacgggaaACTCACTTTCTTatcctctcatcctctctacccctctcttctcttgggcctgctccaagctgtggctggcagtccccagcagggccctgcacccgggccctttgcaataaaccccaagttccatgacctggctgcagagatctcttgTCTCTGTCTGTCCCGACCGTCCTACCCCCCTACACATTGCCACAGAGGTGCCTGGGAGCATTCCTTGGATGTCAGCTCTAGGGGACTCCTGGTGCATACTCAGAAGAACTCATGATACTTCTGGCAGAATTCCCAATGCCAATGTGGATGCTGTTGCCCCCAGGTGCAAAGCGTGTTCTGGAGCTGGACCAGTACAGGGGAGAGGAAGGCCGGGCCCTGTTCCGGGAGAGCTTTGGCCACAGCGCTGACTATTCCCTGGGTGAGGCGCTCTGGGCCTGCTCCAACCTCTTCAGTGATGTCCGTGTCAGGCTGAGCCACAAGAGGATCATGCTCTTCACCAACGAGGATGACCCCCATGCCAATGACAGTGCCAAAGCCAAGCTGGCCAGGACCAGAGCTGGTGATCTGAGGGACACAGGTCATTCTTTCCCCTTTTCATTTTAGACATAGTAAACGTGATGAATCTTTGCAGCAGATGTTAACTGCATTGCTGGTTTGTGATGGAAAAAGATGTAAAATCTTCGGAACTGGGGAATGTTTCTGAATGTTCCTAAACTAAAAATTTGGTATCTAATCTTAATTAGAATAGATGTTTTCAGATCTGGTATTCAAAAGCTAGCACTTGTTTTCTAGGACCTCTTTCTAGTTTGATAGCATAGATGGGGACATGACAGGGCCAAGAAAATAAGCTTTTCTTTGTTATTGTATCATTTTCTAGGAAAGGAATAATAACACCAAGTtaacacaaaaggaaaattacttTAGGGTTCCATTTTGAATTAGCTGAAGGGCATCAGCCTGGGCTCAGAGAGTAGACAGCATTAGTTCGAGTGTGTAGCTGAGGTAACCAGTGATGTTGGAATTCAGGAGATGTCCTGGATCTAGAAGCTGTGAAGGTTACTTAATCCATTAGCCCCTATAACTAAAGGAAAAGGGATTTTCTGAACTTGTTACTCCCCTCTATGCCTGAGGTAAGATTATATTTTATAGGAACTTTCATTGCTGTCCAGATTCTTAATTAGAGAGGAAACATTTTCTATTCTGCATTGTTTTGACTGAAGTTAATATTCCCTTTCTCCAGAATATTTCACATCTGGTACAGATGACAGTTTGGAGCTTATTCTTACTTAAATTATTTGTGTAGATAGAGAAATCTGAGAGTGCTGAGATACATGCTGATGCAAGAAAAAGGCAGTTTTTATCCTGCTCTTATCTCTTCCATTGTTTCTAGGTATCATCTTGGACCTGATGCACTTGAAGAAGCCTGGAGGGTTCGATATCTCATTGTTCTACAGGGATATTATAAATGTAGCAGAGGATGAGGACCTTGGGATCCAGCCTAGAGAGTCAGAGAAACTGGAACATCTCATGAAGAAAGTACGAGCAAAGGAGACAAAGAAGAGGGCTTTAGTCAGGTTTGTACCTACTTATGATACATCATTCATTCAGCAGGGGCACCTGATGTTATTTTTAGACTGCATCTCACTTTCCTTTTCTGGAATGATTGGTCTTTAAAGGCACTTTAAAGTGCTTACATTCCTCAATCTTAATTCTTTAGTCCAAGAATCTTTAGTGGTGTTTCTTCTGTAGTTTCCAATGATATTTCTGGATGAGAAGAGCAGAGTGGACCTCTTGTTTCCTCTGTGTGATATCTCCTGTATTGATCTTGGCCAGAAATGATAATTTGTTAAAAAATTACATAATTGCCAAGTACTTACTTAAAAAGCTGCAACATAAAAAGTACTGTATAGTGAAATCTGATTGAAATTAGGCTTTTCTTGCCAACACtaactttaaaaaatgcatcTGAATGTGAATGCTaggtattttttcctgttattaAATAGTTATACGTTGCCAGACTGTCTAGGTACTTGGCATGGATTCACACAGCCTTGATATTTCTAATCTCCTAAAAGATTAGAGATACTTAAGAGAGATTACAGGGATCTTGACAAAGCAGATAGAAAGTATTTTTGGAACCACATGCTCTATaacagttgttttttttgggaGTGAGTTCATAGCAGGATGCTGTGGAAGCACAGTAAAGGGAATGAACTTCAAGGCCTAAtgtttttttctaataaatatttataaagtaTCCCAACCTGAGCTGTTGTCACTGGCATTCTTGCTCCTGCTTGCAgccttattttctttcctgggaATGTTCCTTAAGTTTTCTAATAGCTGGGAAGGAAGAATCCCAAATCAGTGATACCTTTTACAAGAGAGGAAGTTGCATTTGTAGTAACTCACTGTTCTGCTCTCATAACTTGAAGATTAcctctatttttaaatttttgcatCTAATTTTTTCCCTAACATCTGATTTATATTCTTTCCTAAATCTTGGTATTGTTTGTCTTagtgggtttttgggggagaATGTTGCCTTCTGTGCAAACAGCTGTGAGAATTCATGGACATTACAACAGGCATAATTGGGATACCCAAATGGGGACTTGTCCTGTGCTCTGTTTGAGCATAGCTGcccttcagtgaaaaaaaaggtCAAAGAAATATAGTAAATTGCTTGTGTTTAGATGACTTTTATGATGAGAAATGATGatattgcaaaaatatttttattcaagtGAGATTATGACTCAACTGATAGTATGTTTCCAAAGATATATGTGATTTTGGGGGAGGAGAACAGGAGAGGGTCAAAGGAAATAACTTACATGAGGGGGTGATTTTCTTCTGCAGTAGTGATTTTTCAGGAATCTCAAGTCTGTATCTGCTTTTTTACACAGGCTAAATTTGCATCTGGGCAAAGATGTGGCCCTTTCTGTTGGTGTTTACAACCTTATTCAAAAAGCTTATAAACCACATCCAGTGAAGCTTTATCGGGAAACTAATGAACCtgttaaaaccaaaacaaggaTGTTTAGTGGAAAAACAGGCAGCTTGCTCCTGCCCAGTGACACTAAAAGGGCTCAGGTAACTTTTTGATTATGTACCTGCTTTTTCTTGTCTCTGATGTGTGAGGGAGATGCCAATTCCCTTGCTGCTTTTGTTTGTATTGTACTTTCAAGATGagatacagaaatatttgcatgtgtatgcacctggggacaggctggtgtgttgagagctctgcagggtgAGAATGGGTTGTCTCCCTGGCCTGGCTGTCATGGGAAGGCATAGCTGCTGGTGGGAGTGCTGTCAGGAATACAGTTCATTTCTTTCTGTAAGAAAGAACGAGGTTGTCAGAGCCTGACCTTGTGTGACCCTGGGCCATTGCCACTGCTGTCAACTTTTGGTTTGATAGGAACAGATATGGTCCATTTTGTTAAACATACAAGTGTGAATCACAGGGGAGTTGGAGCTGTTTTCCAAACAAAAGGCATGTTTcctttggagtttttttgtataaatttttctttgttttgcctTCCCACTTGATAGTTTGGCTGATGTAAATTGAGTGTCACGTTGTAACAAGCACAGCTTTATTTCAAAACAGGTTATGTAGTTGCTAGGTATACTGTCACAAGTGTGCTTTGTGTCTTCGATGTTGGTAGTTCTTAAAATTGTTGTCTTAAAATGAAGTATTTAGTCTATTTATAGTGGATATTAGTTTCTTGAAATAAAGTACAGGAGATAAACAGAAAGCTGAGCAATAAGCCCTGATGTCTGCTTCAGCAGCTGGACTATAATATGGTTTTGATTTTGTGAGGCATGAGTGGTGCTACAGAAACATTGTTTCTCAGTCACTGTTTCTGTCAGGAGCAGGTAGCTGACTGAAGCAAGTTTACAATTGGACAGGACCTCTGAAAAAGTCTGGTACAACCCAGCCCAGAGCAAAACCAGATGAGGTTGCTCAGGGCTTTTTTGGGACACCTCTGAAGAACTCCAGAGATGAGATGTGACAGCCTCTCTGTATCTGGGCTTAGCCATTTTCTTACAAAAGTGCATTTTGCTTATGGTCAGGTAGAATTTCCCTTGGGATAATGGTCACAGATTGTCACTTGCCACTTCAGTGTGCACTTCTCATGAGAGTTTATACTGTCTTGTCTATAACCTTCTTTTAAATAGTGGAACACAGCAATTGCATCCTCTTCCTGCActtcctgccctgtcctgcctcCTGGTCCTCATTTTTGTTTATGCTGGCAGCCCTGTCATCTGCTCTTCCCTGGTTTAGACATACGGAAACCGACAGATTGTGCTGGAGAAAGAGGAGACGGAAGAATTAAAACAGTTTGATTCTCCAGGTTTGGTTCTGATTGGCTTCAAACCACTTTCAATGCTAAAACAGCACCACCATGTCAGGCCCTCCCAGTTCATCTATCCTGAGGAGTCCCTGGTGAGAGGTAAGCAAAGATGGCAAGAGAAGATTTATCACTTTGCATTAGTGTAACCTGCTGATCCATCGTGTGTGGGTGGGGATCATTGAGTGTAAAATTTTAATTACATGTAATTTAAAAACTTGCTAATGCTAAGAAGAACTAACTGTTATTGCCCCTCTCAGCTACAGATATGTCTTGTTTTCTTCTATAGCAGAGCAGCCAATTGTGCATCATGTTTATCCATCATGACAAGCAGCCAATTAAACCATGCAGATGTAGTCTCAAAGTACTTGTTTTAGCCATTCATGAAAGTGAAGGATCCTAGTACCTGACAAGAAGGTAAAGTTGGtttaaaaagcccaaacaaaaccaaccaacaacaaaaaaaagaaaaacctaaaCCCCAAATCAGGGGAGATAATTGCTGTTTTTAAGTCCCTATCGGCTAGGAGTGGAAACATGATACTCAGGAAGTATAGTTGAATTAACAGCACTTTATAGGCTTgtaaagagagaagggaaggacaTTTAGAACTGCTTAGTTTTGCCTTTttatatgtatacatacatCTGTTTATCTAGAAATATATCCCAATCTGcagtagaaagaaaaaacctttAGCTCCTTGGTCTAGCAGTGGATAAAGAGGGCTGAGTTATGACCAAAGGCTTTTCCAGTGTCTGACTAAAGAAGAACCCTTATGCTTGCTTCTCTAACTGCAGTCTCCTGGCTCAATCATGTTATTTATATGTCAGTCTTTCCCTGACCACCATGTCTGGTGAAATATACCTGAGGCAAACATGTGCCTCAGGAATAGTACTGAAGTCTGAATTCTTAGTGTGTTACTTCCACAAAAGGTCTGTGATCTGCTTTTATTGTGATAAATAGCAAACAAAAATAGACTTGGTAGATAAAATTTCACAGTATTCAATCTCTCAGATGGTAGTGATTTCACTTCTTCCACCAGAACTCTCACTGCTGGTCAGGAGAGACTCACTAACATTGTCCATTTTGAGTCTTCTCCCTtctaaaatttgcttttttactGCCACAATAATGCAGGCATTTCAAAGAAGTTACAGGATTATATCTAGGGTTATATTCCAGAGCAAAGGAGCAAAGCTGTCAGTGTGACCAGTCCCCTCTTTGATTTGCAGGGAGTACAACTCTGTTTAATGCCCTACTGATGAAGTGCTTGGAGAGGGAGGTGATGATGCTGTGCAGGTACACCCCTCGGCGGAATGTCCCTCCTCGCTTTGTGGCCCTGGTTCCCCAGGAGGAAGAGCTGGATGAGCAGAAAGTGCAGATAGCCCCTCCAGGTATGGGAAGAGATGATGCCTTTCCCTGCATGATTGGATGTAGTCAGTGTAATGGCATCCTCTACTGAGGGAAAATACTCTTGGTGCTACCCTCCCTTAAAACTGGGGAAAATGCTTTCCAACATtccttttcttcagttttgtCAGTGTAAGCATCTGATgtttaatctatttttaaagcccCAATTGCATCAGTGCTTGCTCAGGTATGACCTGGCTAGAGTGTTTTCCCTGCCTTCTACCTATTTTTTGCAGATTCAAATAACTGCTGTAGAAatgaaaagcctttttttcctgtttgaagACTAGTCAGAATGTCTTTTCTTGAATTATGTTGTATCCTTGAATAGATTGTAAagtattaaataaataatctcACATATAGTGAGCCTCATACCACGTCAGACGAATGGGGAATGATTAGGGAGCAGATTTCTGCTGTTTTGCATTTTCTCACCTCTTTAAGTGCAAAAACATCTTCTGGGAGAATGTAAAGTAGGGAAGTAACACTGCTTGTGTACAAAgtaaattatttcagaataatGTGGGCAATATCTTGATTTTCAAACAAATCTTTCTCAAGCTCAGACCCAGTGGGAGAGGTGGACTGGTTGATCTCCTGCACATAAAGCAAGTCTCTGGTATCCAGTTGGTAGCTATGAATTTAGTCTGAATGTCTTTCACAAAGCCATTAGTGATGTTGGTTACAAACATTGAGATTGGGATTGAGTGTCCTGCTGTAGGCACTTGGAAGTATTATGGACTGCTGTTGTTAACAACAAAACAGGTAGGTAGTTTGGAGTCATCAGACCTAGATAATAACCCTCTTGGTTTTTCTGTAAATTATTTTGACACCATTCTCTGTGTAACTGTTGTCTTCCTCCCTCTCTTCTGTGTAGGTTTCCACATGATTTTTCTACCCTATGCAGATGACAAACGTAATGTTGATGTTACAGACAATGTGCCAGCCAGCCAAGAGCAGGTAGACAAAATGAAGGAAATCATTCAGAAGCTACGATTCAAATACAGGTACCTGGAGATAAATAGGGTGCAGGGGGTGGCATGGGGAAGAAAGCACAACCATTGCTTGCTCTGCTGCACATGTTGTTCAGCTGTGGTGTTCCTGAGATCAGATTTTGATGTATTTTGATAGAGATTGCTTCTCTTTGCAGTAGCTTTGTCCAAACTTTATTCTTAATCATTCTGGATACCCAGGCACCACAATGCTTTATGTAGCACGTTCTGGAGTTCTTTGTAGAATTGCTCTTGTTCTCTGGGCTGTTGTCATTTGTTGCAGAGGTATCACATTTTATTGTGGCTCTGTCACTCTACAGCAGATCAGACCCAGATCATTTAAATTAGAGcactttagaaagaaaaattaggTCTTTTTTTCATTACAGCTGGGATAAATGCTATCAAGTACTTTCATGGGAGATTTTTTCTCTAGATATGCGGAAGCCACCATAACTGTACATAAAGTATAATACCACTATCTCCTTTTGCTTCATACAACTTTCTAACTCTCACACAGCATTCTTATGGGTTTATACATGACAGAATAGTGATTCAGCAGGTAAATTGCAAAGAGGAAAAGCAGTTCTGATGTGATGGATTGTTGTGTGGGAAAGAGGGAAGTTTTATTCTCACATAAGTTGGTGGTAGATCTTGTGTTTTGTCTGTCTTCTTGGCAGCATGCATTGACATTTTGGGGGATTCTTGACAGGGCTGACAGCTTTGAGAACCCAGTTTTGCAGCAGCACTTCAGGAATTTGGAGGCTTTGGCGCTGGATATGATGGAACCAGAACAAGCTGAGGATCTTACAAGTGAGAGCTCTTGGTGGGTGTGAAGGGAGGCAGGGTAGAGGACTCGTGACTTTGTTATGAGTCAAATATGTGCTACTACAAACCTAAatgtattttaagaaatatttcagtTGTGTTCAGTTTCACTATGTAGGATTCTGGATGGGCTCATTCTGAAATACTGAAACCTTATTTTCTATTGCTGTCACTTATAAGGTAAAGAAAAAATTGCTCACTTTACcatacaaaattaaaattgaatCACCTTTTTCCTGtggtgaaaaatattttctctgaaattcCTCTGTTCAAGATTCTCATTAATATTTCAGTGTGATAAATGGAGTGAATGAAGATAATTATTCTGCTGGGGGCAGTGCTGCCACCTAGTGAGGGGGAGAGTTAAACTGTGAGTGTCCTGTATAACCACAGAGTGGGTCAGGAGGGCAGGGACCtcagtgggtcatctggtccagcccccctgcccaaGCAGGGTTATCTTACAGCACATTGCACAGGGTGCATTCCAGGTAGTTCTTAAATTATTTCTCCAGTGAGGGATATTCTACAACCTCTGTGGGTGACCTGTTTCAGTGCTCAGTCACCTTCCCAGGAAAGTTTTTCCCCCTGTTCAGATGGCTCTTCCTGTGcttcagtttctgcccattgcctcttgtcctgttgcttggCACCACCAGGAGCCTGACACTATACTCTTGACACCTTCCCTTCAGATACTTAGATGAGGTTCCCCTCTCAGTCATCTCTTCTGGAGGCTGAACAGTTCCTTCAGACCTTCCTCATAAGGAAACTGTTCCAGTCCTTTAATCATCTTTGTTGTCCTCTGCTGGACCCATTCCAGGAGCTCCATATCTCTCCTGTACCGGGGAGCCCAGAAATGGACGCAGCATTCTAGATGTCCAAACTTGTGATATTACCAAGAGCTGTAAATTTCTCATTTGGGAGTATCATAACACAAGTATTTGCATTTTTGCATGCTTGCAGGACACTTGTGGACTAGTTATTACAGAAGCACAGTTGTGTCTGGTGATGTTACTGAAAAACAGTCAGACTTGTTAGCACCAATGCAGCTTTAAGAAGCAGGTGTTCTTTATTACAGTCCTGGATGCATGAAGGATATCTCCACCAAAATCGTGCATCTCTAGTACAGAAAAAGCTGTTTATGTaggttttctcagaagaaacaaacatgtggtaatcatttccccaaactCATTAACATGTGTTAATTCTCCTTTGTACACATGTTCTTCAGTCCCAGGGATCTCTCT
This Agelaius phoeniceus isolate bAgePho1 chromosome 5, bAgePho1.hap1, whole genome shotgun sequence DNA region includes the following protein-coding sequences:
- the XRCC6 gene encoding X-ray repair cross-complementing protein 6, which encodes MAGWGSFYRGDGLEEEEEEQQEEEEGPEAVAEQRFSGRDSLIFLVDASKAMFESDGEAETPFDMTIQCIRNVYTSKIISSDRDLLSVVFYGTENNKNSADFKHIYVLQELDNPGAKRVLELDQYRGEEGRALFRESFGHSADYSLGEALWACSNLFSDVRVRLSHKRIMLFTNEDDPHANDSAKAKLARTRAGDLRDTGIILDLMHLKKPGGFDISLFYRDIINVAEDEDLGIQPRESEKLEHLMKKVRAKETKKRALVRLNLHLGKDVALSVGVYNLIQKAYKPHPVKLYRETNEPVKTKTRMFSGKTGSLLLPSDTKRAQTYGNRQIVLEKEETEELKQFDSPGLVLIGFKPLSMLKQHHHVRPSQFIYPEESLVRGSTTLFNALLMKCLEREVMMLCRYTPRRNVPPRFVALVPQEEELDEQKVQIAPPGFHMIFLPYADDKRNVDVTDNVPASQEQVDKMKEIIQKLRFKYRADSFENPVLQQHFRNLEALALDMMEPEQAEDLTMPKSEQMSHRLGNLVDEFKQLVYPPDYNPDAKAVKRKQASDGQTEKRPKVEVSEDELRSYVQKGTLGKLTVPILKDACRFLGLRCGSKKQELVDSLTDYFNEH